A window of Pomacea canaliculata isolate SZHN2017 linkage group LG3, ASM307304v1, whole genome shotgun sequence contains these coding sequences:
- the LOC112560617 gene encoding uncharacterized protein LOC112560617 isoform X4: protein MPPKQEPPSASQMTTPEAKPPEEKPPEEKPPKQQKKRTGPCMVPSVSADCDDPLAPAFSSIKLPDASTFTPFIFIADESATFMSRKDGNVETSLLVRLFLPSGENETTLGARYEPMVGPVVTFDSDKIGSRWKLTAIGLDKFVMESVQFRNTCLEARKYRLNLRVMTSRDWDRIHHGVWDEDATCTIMTKPDFAVKEVGVVVR, encoded by the exons ATGCCACCCAAGCAAGAGCCGCCTTCAGCATCACAGATGACGACACCAGAAGCAAAGCCACCAGAAGAAAAGCCACCAGAAGAAAAGCCCCCAAAGCAGCAAAAGAA GAGAACTGGTCCGTGTATGGTTCCGTCTGTGTCCGCAGATTGCGACGATCCCTTGGCGCCTGCATTCTCCTCCATCAAGCTCCCTGACGCCAGCACCTTCACACCCTTCATCTTCATCGCCGATGAGAGCGCCACGTTTATGAGCAGAAAGGACGGCAATGTGGAGACCAGTTTGCTGGTCAGGCTATTCCTGCCTTCTGGCGAAAATGAAACGACGTTGGGTGCACGCTACGAACCCATGGTTGGCCCCGTCGTCACCTTTGACTCTGACAAGATCGGCTCCCGCTGGAAGCTGACCGCCATTGGCCTCGACAAGTTCGTGATGGAGTCGGTGCAATTCAGGAACACTTGTCTGGAAGCCCGAAAGTACAGACTGAACCTGCGGGTGATGACGAGTCGTGACTGGGATCGCATCCACCACGGCGTGTGGGACGAAGATGCGACGTGCACCATCATGACCAAACCCGACTTCGCGGTCAAAGAGGTCGGCGTCGTGGTCCGCTAG